One Epinephelus fuscoguttatus linkage group LG10, E.fuscoguttatus.final_Chr_v1 genomic window carries:
- the bcl6aa gene encoding BCL6A transcription repressor a isoform X2 — protein sequence MACAADSCIQFTRHASDVLLNLNRLRSRDILTDVTILVNRQQFRAHKTVLMACSGLFYTIFTDSHKCNLNAISLDPKVDPEGFAILLEFMYTSRLTLKESLIMAIMNTAIYLQMDHVVDTCHRFIKSSDPTAKLPRDEFLVSPLVLPQDVHAYRPHDVVDSLHSRVGPFRDGRPYGSNMFNGVSTPSNYHLYGQFPMPGFPFPLCKLTDAKNAFADLSKSGIHHKHCSPHDSANIIRAEYTRAVGTSSSSIIHSTTYASREVGRDDEMRKESHEGVSQSIALGTRKRAFPVLTLEHQRDSGKDHAPQAEEDLIHQHYPLGISSAGRKSLMSSPQSPLKSDCQPNSPTESSSSKNAGLSQAAAVQAPQGTQDPKSRNWKKYKFIVLNQSAKEDEVGLRDPGLRSPQRLGLQPYLHPSDSENLDPQTTSKSNDHSEDLPVPQASRLNNIINSALEGSLRNGDSHPPHYLSRINCSSCGTPSPQHSEVCPNSSRSRLSEDMAELHSEYSDSSCENGTFFCNECDSKFAEDEALKQHMLQVHSDKPYKCDRCQAAFRYKGNLASHKTVHTGEKPYRCNICGAQFNRPANLKTHTRIHSGEKPYKCETCGARFVQVAHLRAHVLIHTGEKPYPCEICGTRFRHLQTLKSHLRIHTGEKPYHCEKCNLHFRHKSQLRLHLRQKHGAITNTKIQYRMSTADMPTDLTKAC from the exons ATGGCTTGCGCAGCAGACAGCTGCATACAATTCACACGCCATGCAAGTGATGTCCTGCTCAACCTGAACCGGCTGCGCAGCAGAGACATCCTCACAGATGTCACTATCTTGGTTAACAGACAGCAGTTTCGTGCACACAAGACTGTTCTCATGGCTTGCAG TGGGCTGTTTTACACCATCTTTACCGACTCCCACAAGTGCAACCTTAATGCAATCAGTCTGGACCCAAAGGTGGATCCAGAGGGCTTCGCCATCCTGCTGGAGTTTATGTACACCTCCCGTCTCACACTAAAGGAGAGTCTTATTATGGCGATCATGAACACAGCCATCTACCTGCAGATGGACCATGTTGTGGACACCTGCCACAGATTCATCAAATCCAG TGATCCGACTGCCAAACTGCCCAGAGATGAGTTTTTGGTCAGTCCCTTGGTTTTACCTCAGGATGTCCACGCGTACCGGCCCCATGATGTTGTTGACAGTTTGCACAGCCGCGTAGGTCCGTTCAGGGATGGGAGGCCCTACGGCTCAAACATGTTCAACGGGGTCAGCACCCCCAGCAACTACCATCTCTACGGGCAGTTTCCCATGCCAGGATTCCCTTTCCCTCTCTGCAAGCTGACTGATGCCAAAAACGCTTTTGCTGACCTCTCTAAGAGTGGTATCCACCACAAGCATTGTTCTCCGCATGACAGCGCCAACATCATCAGGGCAGAATACACCAGGGCGGTTGGCACCAGCTCCTCCAGCATTATTCACTCCACCACCTACGCTTCCAGGGAGGTAGGGAGAGACGATGAGATGCGGAAGGAGAGCCACGAGGGGGTCAGCCAGTCTATCGCGCTCGGCACAAGGAAGCGTGCGTTTCCTGTGCTGACCCTCGAGCACCAGAGAGACTCGGGAAAAGATCACGCTCCTCAGGCAGAGGAAGACCTGATCCATCAGCACTACCCGCTGGGAATCTCCTCCGCTGGACGCAAGAGCCTCATGAGCAGCCCGCAGAGCCCCCTCAAATCGGACTGCCAGCCCAACTCCCCAACAGAGTCCAGCAGTAGCAAGAACGCCGGCCTCTCCCAAGCTGCTGCAGTGCAAGCTCCGCAAGGGACGCAGGACCCCAAATCTCGCAACTGGAAGAAGTACAAGTTCATCGTGCTGAATCAGAGCGCTAAGGAGGACGAGGTGGGGCTGCGGGATCCCGGGCTTCGGTCACCTCAGCGCCTTGGCCTGCAACCCTACCTCCACCCCAGCGACTCGGAGAACCTGGACCCACAAACCACGAGCAAGAGCAACGATCACAGTGAGGACCTACCGGTGCCCCAGGCGAGTCGTCTCAACAACATCATTAACAG cGCACTGGAGGGGTCACTGAGGAACGGTGACAGCCACCCTCCGCACTACTTGAGCCGCATCAACTGCTCGTCTTGTGGCACACCGTCCCCACAGCACTCAGAAGTGTGTCCCAACTCCTCCAGGTCCCGTCTATCAGAGGACATGGCAGAGCTGCACTCAGAATACTCCGACTCCAGTTGTG AAAACGGCACATTCTTCTGTAACGAATGTGACTCCAAGTTTGCCGAGGACGAAGCGCTGAAACAACACATGCTTCAAGTGCACAGCGACAAGCCATACAAGTGTGACCGCTGCCAGGCGGCTTTCCGCTACAAGGGCAACCTCGCCAGCCACAAGACCGTCCACACAG gagagaagCCGTATCGCTGTAATATCTGTGGTGCTCAGTTTAACAGACCAGCTAACCTCAAGACTCACACTCGCATCCACTCAGGAGAGAAGCCATACAAATGTGAGACGTGTGGAGCTCGTTTTGTACAG GTTGCTCatctccgcgctcacgtgttgATCCACACGGGTGAGAAGCCATATCCGTGTGAGATCTGTGGAACACGCTTCCGTCACCTGCAGACGCTGAAGAGCCACCTGCGCATACACACGGGAGAAAAGCCCTACCAT TGTGAGAAATGCAACTTGCACTTCCGCCACAAGAGTCAGCTGCGGCTGCATCTTCGACAGAAGCACGGTGCCATCACTAACACAAAGATCCAGTACCGTATGTCGACGGCGGACATGCCCACTGACTTGACGAAGGCGTGCTGA
- the bcl6aa gene encoding BCL6A transcription repressor a isoform X3: MLLLCQGVNGMRKDGEAVVWSHHKQSFQELDKMACAADSCIQFTRHASDVLLNLNRLRSRDILTDVTILVNRQQFRAHKTVLMACSGLFYTIFTDSHKCNLNAISLDPKVDPEGFAILLEFMYTSRLTLKESLIMAIMNTAIYLQMDHVVDTCHRFIKSSDPTAKLPRDEFLVSPLVLPQDVHAYRPHDVVDSLHSRVGPFRDGRPYGSNMFNGVSTPSNYHLYGQFPMPGFPFPLCKLTDAKNAFADLSKSGIHHKHCSPHDSANIIRAEYTRAVGTSSSSIIHSTTYASREVGRDDEMRKESHEGVSQSIALGTRKRAFPVLTLEHQRDSGKDHAPQAEEDLIHQHYPLGISSAGRKSLMSSPQSPLKSDCQPNSPTESSSSKNAGLSQAAAVQAPQGTQDPKSRNWKKYKFIVLNQSAKEDEVGLRDPGLRSPQRLGLQPYLHPSDSENLDPQTTSKSNDHSEDLPVPQASRLNNIINSALEGSLRNGDSHPPHYLSRINCSSCGTPSPQHSEVCPNSSRSRLSEDMAELHSEYSDSSCENGTFFCNECDSKFAEDEALKQHMLQVHSDKPYKCDRCQAAFRYKGNLASHKTVHTGEKPYRCNICGAQFNRPANLKTHTRIHSGEKPYKCETCGARFVQVAHLRAHVLIHTGEKPYPCEICGTRFRHLQTLKSHLRIHTGEKPYHCEKCNLHFRHKSQLRLHLRQKHGAITNTKIQYRMSTADMPTDLTKAC; encoded by the exons ATGCTGCTTCTGTGCCAAGGGGTGAACGGGATGAGAAAAGACGGGGAAGCCGTGGTTTGGAGTCACCACAAACAAAGTTTCCAAG AACTTGACAAAATGGCTTGCGCAGCAGACAGCTGCATACAATTCACACGCCATGCAAGTGATGTCCTGCTCAACCTGAACCGGCTGCGCAGCAGAGACATCCTCACAGATGTCACTATCTTGGTTAACAGACAGCAGTTTCGTGCACACAAGACTGTTCTCATGGCTTGCAG TGGGCTGTTTTACACCATCTTTACCGACTCCCACAAGTGCAACCTTAATGCAATCAGTCTGGACCCAAAGGTGGATCCAGAGGGCTTCGCCATCCTGCTGGAGTTTATGTACACCTCCCGTCTCACACTAAAGGAGAGTCTTATTATGGCGATCATGAACACAGCCATCTACCTGCAGATGGACCATGTTGTGGACACCTGCCACAGATTCATCAAATCCAG TGATCCGACTGCCAAACTGCCCAGAGATGAGTTTTTGGTCAGTCCCTTGGTTTTACCTCAGGATGTCCACGCGTACCGGCCCCATGATGTTGTTGACAGTTTGCACAGCCGCGTAGGTCCGTTCAGGGATGGGAGGCCCTACGGCTCAAACATGTTCAACGGGGTCAGCACCCCCAGCAACTACCATCTCTACGGGCAGTTTCCCATGCCAGGATTCCCTTTCCCTCTCTGCAAGCTGACTGATGCCAAAAACGCTTTTGCTGACCTCTCTAAGAGTGGTATCCACCACAAGCATTGTTCTCCGCATGACAGCGCCAACATCATCAGGGCAGAATACACCAGGGCGGTTGGCACCAGCTCCTCCAGCATTATTCACTCCACCACCTACGCTTCCAGGGAGGTAGGGAGAGACGATGAGATGCGGAAGGAGAGCCACGAGGGGGTCAGCCAGTCTATCGCGCTCGGCACAAGGAAGCGTGCGTTTCCTGTGCTGACCCTCGAGCACCAGAGAGACTCGGGAAAAGATCACGCTCCTCAGGCAGAGGAAGACCTGATCCATCAGCACTACCCGCTGGGAATCTCCTCCGCTGGACGCAAGAGCCTCATGAGCAGCCCGCAGAGCCCCCTCAAATCGGACTGCCAGCCCAACTCCCCAACAGAGTCCAGCAGTAGCAAGAACGCCGGCCTCTCCCAAGCTGCTGCAGTGCAAGCTCCGCAAGGGACGCAGGACCCCAAATCTCGCAACTGGAAGAAGTACAAGTTCATCGTGCTGAATCAGAGCGCTAAGGAGGACGAGGTGGGGCTGCGGGATCCCGGGCTTCGGTCACCTCAGCGCCTTGGCCTGCAACCCTACCTCCACCCCAGCGACTCGGAGAACCTGGACCCACAAACCACGAGCAAGAGCAACGATCACAGTGAGGACCTACCGGTGCCCCAGGCGAGTCGTCTCAACAACATCATTAACAG cGCACTGGAGGGGTCACTGAGGAACGGTGACAGCCACCCTCCGCACTACTTGAGCCGCATCAACTGCTCGTCTTGTGGCACACCGTCCCCACAGCACTCAGAAGTGTGTCCCAACTCCTCCAGGTCCCGTCTATCAGAGGACATGGCAGAGCTGCACTCAGAATACTCCGACTCCAGTTGTG AAAACGGCACATTCTTCTGTAACGAATGTGACTCCAAGTTTGCCGAGGACGAAGCGCTGAAACAACACATGCTTCAAGTGCACAGCGACAAGCCATACAAGTGTGACCGCTGCCAGGCGGCTTTCCGCTACAAGGGCAACCTCGCCAGCCACAAGACCGTCCACACAG gagagaagCCGTATCGCTGTAATATCTGTGGTGCTCAGTTTAACAGACCAGCTAACCTCAAGACTCACACTCGCATCCACTCAGGAGAGAAGCCATACAAATGTGAGACGTGTGGAGCTCGTTTTGTACAG GTTGCTCatctccgcgctcacgtgttgATCCACACGGGTGAGAAGCCATATCCGTGTGAGATCTGTGGAACACGCTTCCGTCACCTGCAGACGCTGAAGAGCCACCTGCGCATACACACGGGAGAAAAGCCCTACCAT TGTGAGAAATGCAACTTGCACTTCCGCCACAAGAGTCAGCTGCGGCTGCATCTTCGACAGAAGCACGGTGCCATCACTAACACAAAGATCCAGTACCGTATGTCGACGGCGGACATGCCCACTGACTTGACGAAGGCGTGCTGA
- the bcl6aa gene encoding BCL6A transcription repressor a isoform X1: protein MQEVSRKALPELDKMACAADSCIQFTRHASDVLLNLNRLRSRDILTDVTILVNRQQFRAHKTVLMACSGLFYTIFTDSHKCNLNAISLDPKVDPEGFAILLEFMYTSRLTLKESLIMAIMNTAIYLQMDHVVDTCHRFIKSSDPTAKLPRDEFLVSPLVLPQDVHAYRPHDVVDSLHSRVGPFRDGRPYGSNMFNGVSTPSNYHLYGQFPMPGFPFPLCKLTDAKNAFADLSKSGIHHKHCSPHDSANIIRAEYTRAVGTSSSSIIHSTTYASREVGRDDEMRKESHEGVSQSIALGTRKRAFPVLTLEHQRDSGKDHAPQAEEDLIHQHYPLGISSAGRKSLMSSPQSPLKSDCQPNSPTESSSSKNAGLSQAAAVQAPQGTQDPKSRNWKKYKFIVLNQSAKEDEVGLRDPGLRSPQRLGLQPYLHPSDSENLDPQTTSKSNDHSEDLPVPQASRLNNIINSALEGSLRNGDSHPPHYLSRINCSSCGTPSPQHSEVCPNSSRSRLSEDMAELHSEYSDSSCENGTFFCNECDSKFAEDEALKQHMLQVHSDKPYKCDRCQAAFRYKGNLASHKTVHTGEKPYRCNICGAQFNRPANLKTHTRIHSGEKPYKCETCGARFVQVAHLRAHVLIHTGEKPYPCEICGTRFRHLQTLKSHLRIHTGEKPYHCEKCNLHFRHKSQLRLHLRQKHGAITNTKIQYRMSTADMPTDLTKAC from the exons ATGCAAGAAGTTTCTAGGAAAGCGCTACCAG AACTTGACAAAATGGCTTGCGCAGCAGACAGCTGCATACAATTCACACGCCATGCAAGTGATGTCCTGCTCAACCTGAACCGGCTGCGCAGCAGAGACATCCTCACAGATGTCACTATCTTGGTTAACAGACAGCAGTTTCGTGCACACAAGACTGTTCTCATGGCTTGCAG TGGGCTGTTTTACACCATCTTTACCGACTCCCACAAGTGCAACCTTAATGCAATCAGTCTGGACCCAAAGGTGGATCCAGAGGGCTTCGCCATCCTGCTGGAGTTTATGTACACCTCCCGTCTCACACTAAAGGAGAGTCTTATTATGGCGATCATGAACACAGCCATCTACCTGCAGATGGACCATGTTGTGGACACCTGCCACAGATTCATCAAATCCAG TGATCCGACTGCCAAACTGCCCAGAGATGAGTTTTTGGTCAGTCCCTTGGTTTTACCTCAGGATGTCCACGCGTACCGGCCCCATGATGTTGTTGACAGTTTGCACAGCCGCGTAGGTCCGTTCAGGGATGGGAGGCCCTACGGCTCAAACATGTTCAACGGGGTCAGCACCCCCAGCAACTACCATCTCTACGGGCAGTTTCCCATGCCAGGATTCCCTTTCCCTCTCTGCAAGCTGACTGATGCCAAAAACGCTTTTGCTGACCTCTCTAAGAGTGGTATCCACCACAAGCATTGTTCTCCGCATGACAGCGCCAACATCATCAGGGCAGAATACACCAGGGCGGTTGGCACCAGCTCCTCCAGCATTATTCACTCCACCACCTACGCTTCCAGGGAGGTAGGGAGAGACGATGAGATGCGGAAGGAGAGCCACGAGGGGGTCAGCCAGTCTATCGCGCTCGGCACAAGGAAGCGTGCGTTTCCTGTGCTGACCCTCGAGCACCAGAGAGACTCGGGAAAAGATCACGCTCCTCAGGCAGAGGAAGACCTGATCCATCAGCACTACCCGCTGGGAATCTCCTCCGCTGGACGCAAGAGCCTCATGAGCAGCCCGCAGAGCCCCCTCAAATCGGACTGCCAGCCCAACTCCCCAACAGAGTCCAGCAGTAGCAAGAACGCCGGCCTCTCCCAAGCTGCTGCAGTGCAAGCTCCGCAAGGGACGCAGGACCCCAAATCTCGCAACTGGAAGAAGTACAAGTTCATCGTGCTGAATCAGAGCGCTAAGGAGGACGAGGTGGGGCTGCGGGATCCCGGGCTTCGGTCACCTCAGCGCCTTGGCCTGCAACCCTACCTCCACCCCAGCGACTCGGAGAACCTGGACCCACAAACCACGAGCAAGAGCAACGATCACAGTGAGGACCTACCGGTGCCCCAGGCGAGTCGTCTCAACAACATCATTAACAG cGCACTGGAGGGGTCACTGAGGAACGGTGACAGCCACCCTCCGCACTACTTGAGCCGCATCAACTGCTCGTCTTGTGGCACACCGTCCCCACAGCACTCAGAAGTGTGTCCCAACTCCTCCAGGTCCCGTCTATCAGAGGACATGGCAGAGCTGCACTCAGAATACTCCGACTCCAGTTGTG AAAACGGCACATTCTTCTGTAACGAATGTGACTCCAAGTTTGCCGAGGACGAAGCGCTGAAACAACACATGCTTCAAGTGCACAGCGACAAGCCATACAAGTGTGACCGCTGCCAGGCGGCTTTCCGCTACAAGGGCAACCTCGCCAGCCACAAGACCGTCCACACAG gagagaagCCGTATCGCTGTAATATCTGTGGTGCTCAGTTTAACAGACCAGCTAACCTCAAGACTCACACTCGCATCCACTCAGGAGAGAAGCCATACAAATGTGAGACGTGTGGAGCTCGTTTTGTACAG GTTGCTCatctccgcgctcacgtgttgATCCACACGGGTGAGAAGCCATATCCGTGTGAGATCTGTGGAACACGCTTCCGTCACCTGCAGACGCTGAAGAGCCACCTGCGCATACACACGGGAGAAAAGCCCTACCAT TGTGAGAAATGCAACTTGCACTTCCGCCACAAGAGTCAGCTGCGGCTGCATCTTCGACAGAAGCACGGTGCCATCACTAACACAAAGATCCAGTACCGTATGTCGACGGCGGACATGCCCACTGACTTGACGAAGGCGTGCTGA